GGACAAAAGATTCTTTAAAAAGTGTTAATGAAGCTTCATACTTAGTGCCAACTAGAACTGAATAGTATTTGGAAACATTTAACTTAAAGGAATTCGACCAATGACCTGAACTACTACTTTTTCTTTCAAAAGTAAGACCCCAGAGCGTTATTGATTTCTTTTCAACAAAATCAACAATTCCCGCTTGTGTTGTTTCTTCACACTTTTCATACCCTAGACCATAAAGTCCGTAGTTAGTCTCAACATTAAATATACCCACTTTTTTTCCTCCAGTAGAGGAATTTTCACCTAAAAAAGAGGTTTCTATCTCTGCGCTTTTCTTTTTAAGAAGATTCCCTTTCATATTTATCTCATACAAATCTAAAGATCCAAAATTAATCCCACCACCATATTGCCCCCCTAAATTACTTTTAGAAAACCCTGCTTCAATAAAAGTTTTTGCACTAAGCTCATAGTCTAAAACTGAATTTTCAAAAGTTCCATAACCTGTTGTGATTTTATTTTTTCCCTGTGTCTCAACTGTTTCACCATTACCATATTTTCTGCCATTTGAAGTAACAGAAGCATCTTTATTTAAATAGTAGGTTTGTATAATACTTTTTATATTTTGATACAATGTATATGACTGTACGATAAGGGAAGCTCCTTTGTTTTCCCATCCCCTTATCTTAGAACTCCCATTAAACCAGCGATATTCTCCTGTTAATAAATTTCTATACCAATCATATGGTTCTCTACCGTCTGGATCAAAAAAATTCAGTAGACTATTGTAACAATAATTGTATGGACTCTATCGAAACGTTTTATCAGCAATGGGAGAAAAAATAATTTATTCTGAGGGTTCTTTTCAAAAAAAAACTACATTTACTTTTGAAATAGTTAGTTATAACTATATCGCTGAATCATAATTAGTCATTAAACTAAAACTATATTGTAACTATTCAAATGAAATCGCTAATTTATAAAATAACTACAATAACAATATTTCTACTATTATATGGGTATATTAGTAGAATAATAGGAATTAATTTTTTTTGGGAAAGCAAATCGTTAGGTTGGCTACTTTTTTGGTTTGTTCTTATACTTATTTTATTTGAGAAAATAAAAAAGAGAAAGAGTAAATATATTTTGGAAAAAATCGCGATTGGCGTATTTTTTTTAATCATCAGTGTAAAAATTATTTTTTTCATTAGTATTAGACAAACAAGTGCTTATACGGTAGCGGTAAATTATATAAAATCAAGCCCTGAAATTAAACGCAAGGTAGGCAATATCGAATCTGTATTTGTAGAACCGTTTGGAAGTATTTCTTTGACATCAAATATTCAAGGTGAATCTGGGCGGGCTAGCCTTTATTTTATTATAAAAGGCATGAATAAGTTTGCTGATATTAACCTATATATGGAAAAGGACTTTTCTTCTGAGTGGCAGGTATTAAGTATAAATAAGTGATTTTTTATATAAAATTTTCCTTACTTTAAAGTTTACTAAATTAGCTTACTATTCTAAGGGTGGAAGAAGAATAAGAAATAGAATGATGAATTTAAAATTTAATTCCTCATTGTTGCTACTAAAAAAAACTCTATATACTATTGGAGTAATGTTTAAAGTAAATGCTTTTGAGTTAACATACCCCATTAATTCATTATCGGCAAAAAATTGATGAAATGGGTTTTTGCAATACCTTCTTCGAATAGATAAAACAGAATTTTCTTGTATTAAAAAGAACTTACCATTTTGTTTAGTTAATTCTAAATAAAAT
This genomic stretch from Chitinophagaceae bacterium harbors:
- a CDS encoding cytochrome c oxidase assembly factor Coa1 family protein, encoding MKSLIYKITTITIFLLLYGYISRIIGINFFWESKSLGWLLFWFVLILILFEKIKKRKSKYILEKIAIGVFFLIISVKIIFFISIRQTSAYTVAVNYIKSSPEIKRKVGNIESVFVEPFGSISLTSNIQGESGRASLYFIIKGMNKFADINLYMEKDFSSEWQVLSINK